One Lutzomyia longipalpis isolate SR_M1_2022 chromosome 4, ASM2433408v1 DNA segment encodes these proteins:
- the LOC129795969 gene encoding heat shock factor protein isoform X4 gives MLAVGDTQAGIPAFLVKLWRLVEDPTTNQLISWRPDGLSFVIKNQSKFSSELLPLNYKHNNMASFIRQLNMYGFHKVASIENGGLRFNKDEMEFSHPDFRRGEYQLLNNIKRKIATAKATAVDTKKPTSDSLNRVFSEVKAIRGKQDSLDSRFSTMKQENEALWRELVVLRQRHNKQQQIVNKLIQFLVTLVHPTRTGLKNMNGVKRRYPLMISDEGGETESAQEKYGPVIQEYFDEDSIDKFIDNAAAAEEAIDAPEEIDEDDTVAAAAAAGDFVANTEDFHVDVSRVIEEREQESAATGATSTASEDNLKLLPVHVAKKPKLSLNAALPDLTTNPVEVDLSLLNTPIVESPKTDKTLTWYGKQDDFIVDTIPEDLLANPFEDVTAGTSQTNHQWAAPGENNQGNNLALAKINIKNSSVDTDIFNLNTPEQFDCHLENVQQDLDSLQEMLSGEGYALDVNPLDGLFGDSSDLLGLEAATTAGSSDAADKEVQPIGAK, from the exons ATGCTCGCGGTGGGTGATACACAAGCGGGAATTCCGGCATTTCTCGTGAAACTCTGGCGCCTGGTTGAGGATCCCACGacaaatcaattgatttcaTGGAGACCG GATGGCCTGAGTTTCGTGATAAAGAATCAATCAAAATTCTCAAGTGAACTCCTACCACTTAACTACAAGCACAACAACATGGCTAGTTTCATACGACAACTCAATATGT ATGGTTTTCACAAAGTCGCCTCCATTGAGAATGGGGGGCTACGCTTCAATAAGGAcgaaatggaattttcccaTCCGGACTTTCGTCGTGGCGAATATCAATTGCTGAACAACATCAAGAGGAAGATTGCAACAGCAAAGGCAACTGCAGTGGATACAAAGAAACCCACGTCTGATTCACTAAATCGTGTCTTTTCGGAAGTTAAGGCCATTCGCGGGAAGCAGGATTCCCTCGATTCGCGTTTCTCGACGATGAAGCAGGAAAATGAGGCGCTGTGGCGGGAATTGGTTGTTCTGCGACAGAGACACAATAAACAGCAACAGATTGTCAACaag CTCATCCAATTCCTCGTGACACTTGTCCACCCAACGCGAACTggattgaaaaatatgaatggCGTGAAGAGACGCTATCCGTTGATGATTAGTGATGAAGGTGGTGAGACAGAGAGTGCCCAAGAGAAATATGGGCCTGTAATTCAGGAATATTTCGATGAGGACAGCATTGATAAGTTTATTGATAATGCAGCAGCTGCTGAGGAGGCTATTGATGCCCCAGAGGAGATTGATGAAGATGATACGGTAGCAGCGGCGGCGGCGGCGGGAGATTTTGTAGCCAACACTGAGGATTTCCATGTTGACGTGAGTCGTGTAATTGAGGAGCGTGAGCAGGAGTCAGCAGCAACAGGAGCTACGTCCACAGCGAGTGAGGATAATCTCAAGCTTCTCCCGGTGCATGTTGCAAAGAAACCAAAGCTCTCACTCAATGCAGCCCTTCCGGATTTAACGACAAATCCCGTTGAGGTGGATTTGAGTCTCCTCAATACGCCCATTGTGGAATCCCCGAAGACGGATAAAACACTCACGTGGTATGGGAAACAGGATGATTTTATTGTTGACACCATTCCCGAGGATTTATTGGCGAATCCCTTTGAGGACGTCACAGCGGGTACATCGCAGACTAATCACCAATGGGCTGCTCCTGGAGAGAACAATCAGGGAAATAATCTTGCATTGGCGAAGATTAACATTAAGAATTCCTCTGTTGATACGGATATCTTCAATCTCAACACACC GGAACAGTTTGATTGTCATCTCGAGAATGTCCAGCAGGATCTTGATAGTTTGCAGGAGATGCTAAGTGGTGAAGGGTACGCGTTGGATGTGAATCCACTTGATGGGTTATTTGGGGACTCATCGGATTTACTTGGATTGGAAGCAGCAACAACAGCTGGCAGTAGCGATG CTGCAGACAAAGAAGTTCAACCAATTGGAGCAAAATAA
- the LOC129795969 gene encoding heat shock factor protein isoform X1, whose product MLAVGDTQAGIPAFLVKLWRLVEDPTTNQLISWRPDGLSFVIKNQSKFSSELLPLNYKHNNMASFIRQLNMYGFHKVASIENGGLRFNKDEMEFSHPDFRRGEYQLLNNIKRKIATAKATAVDTKKPTSDSLNRVFSEVKAIRGKQDSLDSRFSTMKQENEALWRELVVLRQRHNKQQQIVNKLIQFLVTLVHPTRTGLKNMNGVKRRYPLMISDEGGETESAQEKYGPVIQEYFDEDSIDKFIDNAAAAEEAIDAPEEIDEDDTVAAAAAAGDFVANTEDFHVDVSRVIEEREQESAATGATSTASEDNLKLLPVHVAKKPKLSLNAALPDLTTNPVEVDLSLLNTPIVESPKTDKTLTWYGKQDDFIVDTIPEDLLANPFEDVTAGTSQTNHQWAAPGENNQGNNLALAKINIKNSSVDTDIFNLNTPTSFLHREQFDCHLENVQQDLDSLQEMLSGEGYALDVNPLDGLFGDSSDLLGLEAATTAGSSDGNSGFPDEILGDD is encoded by the exons ATGCTCGCGGTGGGTGATACACAAGCGGGAATTCCGGCATTTCTCGTGAAACTCTGGCGCCTGGTTGAGGATCCCACGacaaatcaattgatttcaTGGAGACCG GATGGCCTGAGTTTCGTGATAAAGAATCAATCAAAATTCTCAAGTGAACTCCTACCACTTAACTACAAGCACAACAACATGGCTAGTTTCATACGACAACTCAATATGT ATGGTTTTCACAAAGTCGCCTCCATTGAGAATGGGGGGCTACGCTTCAATAAGGAcgaaatggaattttcccaTCCGGACTTTCGTCGTGGCGAATATCAATTGCTGAACAACATCAAGAGGAAGATTGCAACAGCAAAGGCAACTGCAGTGGATACAAAGAAACCCACGTCTGATTCACTAAATCGTGTCTTTTCGGAAGTTAAGGCCATTCGCGGGAAGCAGGATTCCCTCGATTCGCGTTTCTCGACGATGAAGCAGGAAAATGAGGCGCTGTGGCGGGAATTGGTTGTTCTGCGACAGAGACACAATAAACAGCAACAGATTGTCAACaag CTCATCCAATTCCTCGTGACACTTGTCCACCCAACGCGAACTggattgaaaaatatgaatggCGTGAAGAGACGCTATCCGTTGATGATTAGTGATGAAGGTGGTGAGACAGAGAGTGCCCAAGAGAAATATGGGCCTGTAATTCAGGAATATTTCGATGAGGACAGCATTGATAAGTTTATTGATAATGCAGCAGCTGCTGAGGAGGCTATTGATGCCCCAGAGGAGATTGATGAAGATGATACGGTAGCAGCGGCGGCGGCGGCGGGAGATTTTGTAGCCAACACTGAGGATTTCCATGTTGACGTGAGTCGTGTAATTGAGGAGCGTGAGCAGGAGTCAGCAGCAACAGGAGCTACGTCCACAGCGAGTGAGGATAATCTCAAGCTTCTCCCGGTGCATGTTGCAAAGAAACCAAAGCTCTCACTCAATGCAGCCCTTCCGGATTTAACGACAAATCCCGTTGAGGTGGATTTGAGTCTCCTCAATACGCCCATTGTGGAATCCCCGAAGACGGATAAAACACTCACGTGGTATGGGAAACAGGATGATTTTATTGTTGACACCATTCCCGAGGATTTATTGGCGAATCCCTTTGAGGACGTCACAGCGGGTACATCGCAGACTAATCACCAATGGGCTGCTCCTGGAGAGAACAATCAGGGAAATAATCTTGCATTGGCGAAGATTAACATTAAGAATTCCTCTGTTGATACGGATATCTTCAATCTCAACACACC AACGAGTTTTCTTCACAGGGAACAGTTTGATTGTCATCTCGAGAATGTCCAGCAGGATCTTGATAGTTTGCAGGAGATGCTAAGTGGTGAAGGGTACGCGTTGGATGTGAATCCACTTGATGGGTTATTTGGGGACTCATCGGATTTACTTGGATTGGAAGCAGCAACAACAGCTGGCAGTAGCGATGGTAATTCCGGCTTTCCCGATGAAATCCTCGGAGATGATTAA
- the LOC129795975 gene encoding uncharacterized protein LOC129795975, whose translation MENSGRKDIATGTSSIRIKQLFHEMKQKFPTVSDDIVNDCVVRHTDRATCVALLQRHVDAVQAQLSPSHLPRANRTPSSPTIHVTERSFVETPQTPSPGVQTTAASAEGALARQTSRFATELKIPPREPREAFEPDEVATTPRAPRRYTSVKFNLKDFSRDPDDGNVELVQATNFTYSSSCLNSEQGYQSRLHINVGRNGGVISAVRTRPTNTSVSMAPLEPLSPPAAVFQPTHSPIPEDKSVNNQLRIKNSLLNEFMNDQKRLTQMQRSLETLREPFSVENSQRVLQEITQLRCDCERMARAVEKYGPYVLGETNEAFYDNIYTGQKLPAQVRRSRSTRITQTTQTSQAVINHHLQVLSGRRNGLPEGTPESTWTCCMCTFSNHPLLDNCEQCEMPRFPAAESSTHVFQMAGFNRYESINGGLF comes from the exons ATGGAAAATAGTGGAAGGAAGGACATTGCAACTGGCACCAGTAGCATCCGCATAAAGCAGCTCTTCCACGAGATGAAACAGAAGTTCCCAACGGTGTCGGATGATATTGTAAATGATTGCGTTGTACGGCATACAGATCGTGCCACCTGCGTAGCCCTTCTGCAGCGTCATGTTGATGCTGTTCAAGCCCAATTGTCCCCAAGTCACCTACCACGTGCCAATCGTACCCCCAGTTCCCCCACAATTCACGTCACAGAGCGCTCCTTTGTTGAAACACCCCAAACACCATCTCCTGGTGTGCAGACAACTGCTGCTTCTGCTGAGGGGGCATTGGCACGACAAACATCTCGCTTTGCTACAGAGCTCAAAATTCCACCGCGAGAGCCACGGGAGGCGTTTGAGCCGGATGAAGTAGCGACGACCCCGCGAGCACCACGACGGTATACGTCGGTTAAATTTAATCTCAAAGACTTCAGTCGTGATCCCGACGATGGGAATGTTGAATTGGTGCAGGCAACCAATTTTACCTACTCCAGCAGCTGCTTGAACAGCGAACAGGGCTACCAGAGTCGTTTGCACATCAATGTGGGGCGCAATGGGGGTGTTATAAGTGCCGTAAGGACACGCCCAACCAACACATCCGTGTCAATGGCACCCCTTGAGCCTCTTTCACCACCCGCCGCCGTCTTCCAGCCAACACACAGTCCTATTCCCG AGGACAAGAGTGTCAATAATCAGTTGcgaattaaaaattccctcctgaatgaatttatgaatgaTCAGAAGCGTCTGACGCAGATGCAGCGTAGTCTGGAGACACTGCGGGAACCCTTTTCCGTTGAGAATTCCCAACGTGTCCTGCAGGAGATCACCCAATTGCGATGCGACTGTGAACGTATGGCACGTGCTGTTGAGAAATACGGACCATACG TTCTGGGTGAGACGAATGAGGCATTTTATGATAACATCTACACGGGTCAGAAGCTCCCAGCTCAAGTACGGCGAAGTCGTTCAACGCGCATCACGCAGACAACGCAAACAAGTCAGGCTGTTATCAATCACCACCTTCAGGTACTCTCGGGGCGTCGCAATGGGCTCCCCGAAGGCACCCCGGAGAGTACATGGACATGCTGTATGTGCACCTTCAGCAATCACCCCCTCCTCGACAACTGTGAACAATGCGAAATGCCACGATTCCCAGCTGCTGAATCCTCAACGCATGTCTTCCAAATGGCCGGTTTCAATCGCTACGAGAGCATCAATGGGGGCCTCTTCTGA
- the LOC129795969 gene encoding heat shock factor protein isoform X3, with translation MLAVGDTQAGIPAFLVKLWRLVEDPTTNQLISWRPDGLSFVIKNQSKFSSELLPLNYKHNNMASFIRQLNMYGFHKVASIENGGLRFNKDEMEFSHPDFRRGEYQLLNNIKRKIATAKATAVDTKKPTSDSLNRVFSEVKAIRGKQDSLDSRFSTMKQENEALWRELVVLRQRHNKQQQIVNKLIQFLVTLVHPTRTGLKNMNGVKRRYPLMISDEGGETESAQEKYGPVIQEYFDEDSIDKFIDNAAAAEEAIDAPEEIDEDDTVAAAAAAGDFVANTEDFHVDVSRVIEEREQESAATGATSTASEDNLKLLPVHVAKKPKLSLNAALPDLTTNPVEVDLSLLNTPIVESPKTDKTLTWYGKQDDFIVDTIPEDLLANPFEDVTAGTSQTNHQWAAPGENNQGNNLALAKINIKNSSVDTDIFNLNTPEQFDCHLENVQQDLDSLQEMLSGEGYALDVNPLDGLFGDSSDLLGLEAATTAGSSDGNSGFPDEILGDD, from the exons ATGCTCGCGGTGGGTGATACACAAGCGGGAATTCCGGCATTTCTCGTGAAACTCTGGCGCCTGGTTGAGGATCCCACGacaaatcaattgatttcaTGGAGACCG GATGGCCTGAGTTTCGTGATAAAGAATCAATCAAAATTCTCAAGTGAACTCCTACCACTTAACTACAAGCACAACAACATGGCTAGTTTCATACGACAACTCAATATGT ATGGTTTTCACAAAGTCGCCTCCATTGAGAATGGGGGGCTACGCTTCAATAAGGAcgaaatggaattttcccaTCCGGACTTTCGTCGTGGCGAATATCAATTGCTGAACAACATCAAGAGGAAGATTGCAACAGCAAAGGCAACTGCAGTGGATACAAAGAAACCCACGTCTGATTCACTAAATCGTGTCTTTTCGGAAGTTAAGGCCATTCGCGGGAAGCAGGATTCCCTCGATTCGCGTTTCTCGACGATGAAGCAGGAAAATGAGGCGCTGTGGCGGGAATTGGTTGTTCTGCGACAGAGACACAATAAACAGCAACAGATTGTCAACaag CTCATCCAATTCCTCGTGACACTTGTCCACCCAACGCGAACTggattgaaaaatatgaatggCGTGAAGAGACGCTATCCGTTGATGATTAGTGATGAAGGTGGTGAGACAGAGAGTGCCCAAGAGAAATATGGGCCTGTAATTCAGGAATATTTCGATGAGGACAGCATTGATAAGTTTATTGATAATGCAGCAGCTGCTGAGGAGGCTATTGATGCCCCAGAGGAGATTGATGAAGATGATACGGTAGCAGCGGCGGCGGCGGCGGGAGATTTTGTAGCCAACACTGAGGATTTCCATGTTGACGTGAGTCGTGTAATTGAGGAGCGTGAGCAGGAGTCAGCAGCAACAGGAGCTACGTCCACAGCGAGTGAGGATAATCTCAAGCTTCTCCCGGTGCATGTTGCAAAGAAACCAAAGCTCTCACTCAATGCAGCCCTTCCGGATTTAACGACAAATCCCGTTGAGGTGGATTTGAGTCTCCTCAATACGCCCATTGTGGAATCCCCGAAGACGGATAAAACACTCACGTGGTATGGGAAACAGGATGATTTTATTGTTGACACCATTCCCGAGGATTTATTGGCGAATCCCTTTGAGGACGTCACAGCGGGTACATCGCAGACTAATCACCAATGGGCTGCTCCTGGAGAGAACAATCAGGGAAATAATCTTGCATTGGCGAAGATTAACATTAAGAATTCCTCTGTTGATACGGATATCTTCAATCTCAACACACC GGAACAGTTTGATTGTCATCTCGAGAATGTCCAGCAGGATCTTGATAGTTTGCAGGAGATGCTAAGTGGTGAAGGGTACGCGTTGGATGTGAATCCACTTGATGGGTTATTTGGGGACTCATCGGATTTACTTGGATTGGAAGCAGCAACAACAGCTGGCAGTAGCGATGGTAATTCCGGCTTTCCCGATGAAATCCTCGGAGATGATTAA
- the LOC129795969 gene encoding heat shock factor protein isoform X2, translated as MLAVGDTQAGIPAFLVKLWRLVEDPTTNQLISWRPDGLSFVIKNQSKFSSELLPLNYKHNNMASFIRQLNMYGFHKVASIENGGLRFNKDEMEFSHPDFRRGEYQLLNNIKRKIATAKATAVDTKKPTSDSLNRVFSEVKAIRGKQDSLDSRFSTMKQENEALWRELVVLRQRHNKQQQIVNKLIQFLVTLVHPTRTGLKNMNGVKRRYPLMISDEGGETESAQEKYGPVIQEYFDEDSIDKFIDNAAAAEEAIDAPEEIDEDDTVAAAAAAGDFVANTEDFHVDVSRVIEEREQESAATGATSTASEDNLKLLPVHVAKKPKLSLNAALPDLTTNPVEVDLSLLNTPIVESPKTDKTLTWYGKQDDFIVDTIPEDLLANPFEDVTAGTSQTNHQWAAPGENNQGNNLALAKINIKNSSVDTDIFNLNTPTSFLHREQFDCHLENVQQDLDSLQEMLSGEGYALDVNPLDGLFGDSSDLLGLEAATTAGSSDAADKEVQPIGAK; from the exons ATGCTCGCGGTGGGTGATACACAAGCGGGAATTCCGGCATTTCTCGTGAAACTCTGGCGCCTGGTTGAGGATCCCACGacaaatcaattgatttcaTGGAGACCG GATGGCCTGAGTTTCGTGATAAAGAATCAATCAAAATTCTCAAGTGAACTCCTACCACTTAACTACAAGCACAACAACATGGCTAGTTTCATACGACAACTCAATATGT ATGGTTTTCACAAAGTCGCCTCCATTGAGAATGGGGGGCTACGCTTCAATAAGGAcgaaatggaattttcccaTCCGGACTTTCGTCGTGGCGAATATCAATTGCTGAACAACATCAAGAGGAAGATTGCAACAGCAAAGGCAACTGCAGTGGATACAAAGAAACCCACGTCTGATTCACTAAATCGTGTCTTTTCGGAAGTTAAGGCCATTCGCGGGAAGCAGGATTCCCTCGATTCGCGTTTCTCGACGATGAAGCAGGAAAATGAGGCGCTGTGGCGGGAATTGGTTGTTCTGCGACAGAGACACAATAAACAGCAACAGATTGTCAACaag CTCATCCAATTCCTCGTGACACTTGTCCACCCAACGCGAACTggattgaaaaatatgaatggCGTGAAGAGACGCTATCCGTTGATGATTAGTGATGAAGGTGGTGAGACAGAGAGTGCCCAAGAGAAATATGGGCCTGTAATTCAGGAATATTTCGATGAGGACAGCATTGATAAGTTTATTGATAATGCAGCAGCTGCTGAGGAGGCTATTGATGCCCCAGAGGAGATTGATGAAGATGATACGGTAGCAGCGGCGGCGGCGGCGGGAGATTTTGTAGCCAACACTGAGGATTTCCATGTTGACGTGAGTCGTGTAATTGAGGAGCGTGAGCAGGAGTCAGCAGCAACAGGAGCTACGTCCACAGCGAGTGAGGATAATCTCAAGCTTCTCCCGGTGCATGTTGCAAAGAAACCAAAGCTCTCACTCAATGCAGCCCTTCCGGATTTAACGACAAATCCCGTTGAGGTGGATTTGAGTCTCCTCAATACGCCCATTGTGGAATCCCCGAAGACGGATAAAACACTCACGTGGTATGGGAAACAGGATGATTTTATTGTTGACACCATTCCCGAGGATTTATTGGCGAATCCCTTTGAGGACGTCACAGCGGGTACATCGCAGACTAATCACCAATGGGCTGCTCCTGGAGAGAACAATCAGGGAAATAATCTTGCATTGGCGAAGATTAACATTAAGAATTCCTCTGTTGATACGGATATCTTCAATCTCAACACACC AACGAGTTTTCTTCACAGGGAACAGTTTGATTGTCATCTCGAGAATGTCCAGCAGGATCTTGATAGTTTGCAGGAGATGCTAAGTGGTGAAGGGTACGCGTTGGATGTGAATCCACTTGATGGGTTATTTGGGGACTCATCGGATTTACTTGGATTGGAAGCAGCAACAACAGCTGGCAGTAGCGATG CTGCAGACAAAGAAGTTCAACCAATTGGAGCAAAATAA